A genomic segment from Streptomyces sp. NBC_01233 encodes:
- a CDS encoding helix-turn-helix transcriptional regulator: MTQPENYGTASSSGAGERVTVAVYAPDPVLHVGVVHQLRQRREIELVDVADADGAQVSLVAVDSVDDETAALLYRLRHNSGTRTGLVVGTFESGDALQRAIECGVTAVLRRSEADQDRLLRLVLAIANGEGVLPGDLLAKLLDHVGSLQRSPLDPHAVSLSTLTSREADMLRLVSEGLDTSEIARKTSYSERTVKNVLHEIITRLHLRNRTHAVGYALRNGLI; this comes from the coding sequence ATGACCCAGCCTGAGAACTACGGAACCGCCTCCTCATCCGGCGCCGGCGAACGGGTCACCGTGGCCGTGTACGCACCGGACCCGGTCCTGCACGTCGGAGTCGTCCACCAGTTGCGCCAGCGGCGCGAGATCGAACTCGTCGACGTCGCCGACGCCGACGGCGCGCAGGTGTCGCTCGTCGCCGTGGACAGCGTGGACGACGAGACGGCCGCCCTGCTGTACCGGCTGCGGCACAACTCCGGCACCCGCACCGGGCTCGTGGTCGGCACGTTCGAATCCGGGGACGCCTTGCAGCGCGCCATCGAATGCGGGGTCACCGCGGTGCTGCGGCGCAGCGAGGCCGACCAGGACCGGCTCCTGCGCCTGGTCCTGGCGATAGCCAACGGCGAGGGCGTGCTGCCCGGCGACCTGCTCGCGAAACTCCTCGACCACGTGGGCAGCCTGCAGCGTTCGCCCCTCGACCCGCACGCCGTGTCCCTGTCCACCCTCACCTCGCGCGAGGCCGACATGCTGCGCCTGGTGTCGGAGGGCCTGGACACCTCGGAGATCGCGCGCAAGACCTCGTACTCCGAACGGACCGTCAAGAACGTGCTGCACGAGATCATCACTCGGCTGCACCTGCGCAACCGCACGCATGCGGTCGGCTACGCCCTGCGCAACGGGCTGATCTGA
- a CDS encoding GNAT family N-acetyltransferase, with the protein METHVRLEPWGDGDFWLLERANEPVMTGHLGGPETPEKLADRQRRYEALSAREPSAGRMFRVVPEPSGESAGTIGFWEREWRGEPVYEAGWGVLPEFQGRGLAVAALTELLAYVRTHGTRDSVHAFPGTDHPDSNAVCRRAGFECLGEVDFEYPPGVPHPSRDWRYRVGPRRGTTPSGGTASSAGITPSG; encoded by the coding sequence ATGGAGACACACGTACGGTTGGAGCCGTGGGGTGACGGGGACTTCTGGCTGCTGGAGCGCGCGAACGAACCAGTGATGACCGGGCATCTCGGCGGGCCGGAGACGCCGGAGAAGCTCGCCGACCGGCAGCGCCGGTACGAGGCGCTGAGCGCGCGCGAGCCGTCCGCCGGGCGAATGTTCCGGGTGGTGCCGGAGCCCTCCGGCGAGAGCGCCGGCACCATCGGCTTCTGGGAGCGGGAGTGGCGGGGCGAGCCGGTCTACGAGGCCGGCTGGGGCGTGCTGCCCGAGTTCCAGGGCCGGGGGCTGGCGGTGGCGGCGCTCACGGAGCTCCTGGCCTACGTCCGCACCCACGGCACCCGCGACAGCGTCCACGCCTTCCCGGGGACGGACCACCCGGATTCCAACGCCGTCTGCCGGCGGGCGGGGTTCGAGTGCCTGGGAGAGGTCGACTTCGAGTACCCGCCCGGCGTGCCCCACCCGAGTCGCGACTGGCGCTACCGGGTGGGGCCGCGGCGCGGGACCACACCGTCCGGCGGGACCGCCTCGTCGGCCGGGATCACGCCGTCAGGATGA
- a CDS encoding Mut7-C RNAse domain-containing protein: MNGPGIQLTLAPELRLFAPPSRRAERVPTTTDGASSLGHVVESAGVPLTEVGRLLVDGHEVPVSYVPQDGQNVEVFGVDRPQRIPGAPLRFLLDVHLGTLARRLRLLGVDAAYENEDIGDPALATRSAAEQRVLLSRDRGLLRRRELFAGAYVYSDNPDQQLRDVLGRFAPVLAPWTRCTACNGPLHEADKESVGDRLEHGTHRSYDVFAQCTECERVYWRGAHHARLERIVDEALVEFGTT; this comes from the coding sequence GTGAACGGACCCGGCATTCAGCTCACCCTCGCCCCAGAACTGCGCCTCTTCGCCCCGCCCAGCCGGCGCGCCGAACGCGTACCGACCACGACCGACGGCGCCTCCAGCCTCGGCCACGTCGTCGAGTCGGCCGGCGTCCCGCTCACCGAAGTCGGCCGCCTCCTCGTCGACGGCCACGAAGTGCCCGTCTCGTACGTCCCCCAAGACGGCCAGAACGTAGAGGTGTTCGGCGTCGACCGGCCCCAACGGATCCCCGGCGCCCCGCTCCGCTTCCTCCTCGACGTCCACCTCGGCACCCTCGCCCGCCGCCTGCGCCTGCTCGGCGTCGACGCCGCCTACGAGAACGAGGACATCGGCGACCCCGCCCTCGCCACCCGCTCCGCCGCCGAGCAGCGCGTCCTGCTCTCCCGCGACCGCGGACTGCTGCGCCGCCGCGAGCTGTTCGCCGGCGCGTACGTCTACAGCGACAACCCCGACCAGCAACTGCGCGACGTCCTTGGCCGGTTCGCGCCCGTCCTCGCGCCGTGGACCCGCTGCACCGCGTGCAACGGCCCGCTCCACGAGGCCGACAAGGAGAGCGTCGGCGACCGACTCGAACACGGCACGCACCGCTCCTACGACGTGTTCGCGCAGTGCACCGAATGCGAGCGCGTCTACTGGCGCGGAGCCCACCACGCCCGCCTGGAGCGGATCGTCGACGAGGCCCTCGTCGAATTCGGCACCACCTGA
- a CDS encoding putative baseplate assembly protein, producing MAPAVVDAAGGGPAHRCCYWCYLAFLDLLDIQLYPPSAAAADVDFWLSAPQPDTVTLPAGTEVTTAAGETEEAVVFATADDLRIVPSELTRLVTAPRTGDQTDRTGALAESRDIPCFQATPEPGDALLFGLPTAVPRCVVAVRLDSRVEGVGVDPRQPPLVWEAWDGGRWQRCETDSDSTGGLNRPGEVIVYVPAGHTASLISGTRAGWLRCRVTEPEPGQPFYSESPTVREAAVFTVGGTMTVEHAERVTDVPLGASEGVAGQTFRLGRPPVLLDGEPPVVEVSSPEGWQRWDVVEHFGRSAPADRHVRVNATTGEFSFPPVLREADGSLRPCGAVPPKGSQVRVARYRTGGGPAGNVSRGAISVLRSSVPYVARVTNREAARGGVAGETIDNAKLRAPETLRMQERAVTAEDYEIIARQAAPSVRRVRCLPATDGSGGAGAVRVLVVPDAVADEGDDRLRFEQLIPSDQMLTAITTTLDERRLIGTRLVVEPPVYQGVTVVARLSAPAADADRVREAALAALFRHLNPLHGGPDGAGWPFGRPVQYGEVFGVLQRAIGDVLVEDIRMFAADPITGRRGAPVDRIDIGAGALVFSYQHQVVVTEPETGVYG from the coding sequence GTGGCTCCGGCAGTCGTCGACGCCGCTGGGGGAGGGCCGGCGCACCGCTGCTGCTACTGGTGCTACCTGGCGTTCCTCGACCTGTTAGACATCCAGCTGTACCCGCCCTCGGCCGCCGCCGCCGACGTCGACTTCTGGCTGTCGGCTCCACAGCCCGACACCGTGACGCTGCCCGCGGGCACCGAGGTGACCACCGCCGCCGGCGAGACCGAGGAGGCCGTGGTCTTCGCGACCGCCGACGACCTGCGGATCGTGCCCAGCGAGTTGACGCGCCTGGTCACCGCGCCCCGCACCGGCGACCAGACCGACCGGACCGGTGCGCTCGCCGAGAGCCGCGACATACCGTGCTTCCAGGCGACCCCCGAGCCCGGCGACGCTCTCCTGTTCGGCCTGCCGACGGCGGTACCGCGCTGCGTGGTCGCGGTCCGCCTCGACAGCCGCGTCGAGGGCGTCGGTGTCGACCCGCGCCAGCCCCCGCTGGTGTGGGAGGCGTGGGACGGCGGCCGGTGGCAGCGCTGCGAGACCGACTCCGACAGCACCGGCGGCCTCAACCGGCCCGGTGAGGTCATCGTGTACGTCCCCGCCGGGCACACCGCATCGCTGATCAGCGGCACCCGCGCGGGCTGGCTGCGCTGCCGTGTCACCGAGCCCGAGCCCGGCCAGCCGTTCTACTCGGAGTCCCCGACCGTCCGCGAGGCCGCCGTCTTCACCGTCGGCGGCACGATGACCGTGGAGCACGCCGAGCGGGTGACCGACGTACCGCTCGGCGCGTCGGAGGGGGTGGCCGGCCAGACCTTCCGGCTCGGCCGCCCGCCCGTGCTGCTCGACGGGGAACCCCCGGTGGTGGAGGTGTCCTCCCCCGAGGGATGGCAGCGCTGGGACGTGGTGGAGCACTTCGGCCGTTCGGCGCCCGCGGACCGGCACGTCCGCGTGAACGCCACCACCGGCGAGTTCTCGTTCCCGCCGGTGCTGCGCGAAGCCGACGGCAGCCTGCGCCCCTGCGGCGCCGTACCGCCCAAGGGATCCCAGGTCCGCGTGGCCCGCTACCGCACCGGGGGCGGCCCGGCGGGCAACGTCTCCCGCGGCGCGATCTCCGTACTGCGCAGCTCCGTCCCCTACGTCGCCCGGGTCACCAACCGGGAGGCGGCGCGCGGCGGCGTCGCCGGGGAGACCATCGACAACGCCAAGCTGAGGGCGCCGGAGACGCTGCGCATGCAGGAGCGCGCGGTGACCGCCGAGGACTACGAGATCATCGCCCGCCAGGCGGCGCCCTCGGTGCGCCGGGTCCGCTGCCTGCCCGCCACGGACGGCTCCGGCGGCGCGGGCGCGGTACGCGTCCTGGTGGTGCCGGACGCGGTGGCCGACGAGGGCGACGACCGGCTCCGCTTCGAGCAGCTGATCCCCTCCGACCAGATGCTCACCGCGATCACCACCACCCTCGACGAACGGCGCCTGATCGGCACGCGCCTCGTCGTGGAGCCGCCCGTCTACCAGGGCGTCACCGTGGTCGCCCGGCTGTCGGCACCCGCCGCGGACGCCGACCGGGTGCGCGAGGCGGCGCTCGCCGCGCTGTTCCGCCATCTCAACCCCTTGCACGGCGGACCCGACGGCGCCGGCTGGCCGTTCGGGCGGCCTGTCCAGTACGGCGAGGTGTTCGGCGTACTGCAACGCGCCATCGGGGACGTCCTGGTGGAGGACATCCGGATGTTCGCCGCCGACCCGATCACCGGACGGCGCGGCGCCCCCGTCGACCGGATCGACATCGGAGCCGGCGCGCTCGTCTTCTCCTACCAGCACCAGGTGGTCGTGACGGAGCCGGAGACGGGGGTGTACGGATGA
- a CDS encoding NADase-type glycan-binding domain-containing protein → MAPQAPASPQPVRPAKAVAPRPVVRPVAVSDDVAGVPCPACGTPNPPDRRFCRRCAAPLTPTTAPAPLPWWRTIWPFRRRTRAGSGRMVRFLVVLAVVLALCAGGFLLLPAGRHLIEDTRDKLGKAKAVTATRVEASAEVPGHPVGDGTDGLSNRYWGAPGPGASVTYTFAKPFRLVDVIITNGASSSPEEYAKQARALQIDMEVTARDGRKVHKKLALSDKPGPQTFPTGISDVTTIRLTLDTPAGSAPDRHLALAEVEFFQRG, encoded by the coding sequence GTGGCGCCGCAGGCACCGGCCTCGCCCCAGCCCGTCCGCCCCGCGAAGGCCGTCGCGCCGCGCCCGGTCGTGCGTCCCGTCGCGGTGAGCGACGACGTGGCCGGCGTGCCCTGCCCCGCCTGCGGCACGCCCAACCCGCCGGACCGCCGCTTCTGCCGCCGCTGCGCGGCTCCGCTGACACCCACCACCGCACCGGCTCCCCTGCCGTGGTGGCGGACGATCTGGCCGTTCCGCCGCCGCACCCGCGCCGGCTCGGGCCGGATGGTGCGCTTCCTGGTCGTCCTGGCCGTCGTGCTGGCCCTGTGCGCGGGCGGCTTCCTGCTGCTGCCGGCCGGACGGCACCTGATCGAGGACACCCGCGACAAGCTCGGCAAGGCCAAGGCGGTGACCGCCACCCGCGTCGAGGCGAGCGCCGAGGTGCCCGGACATCCGGTGGGCGACGGCACGGACGGGCTCAGCAACCGCTACTGGGGCGCGCCCGGCCCCGGTGCCTCGGTGACGTACACCTTCGCCAAGCCGTTCCGCCTGGTCGACGTGATCATCACCAACGGTGCCTCGTCATCGCCCGAGGAGTACGCGAAGCAGGCGCGGGCGCTCCAGATCGACATGGAGGTGACGGCGCGGGACGGACGGAAGGTCCACAAGAAGCTCGCCCTGAGCGACAAGCCCGGCCCCCAGACGTTCCCCACCGGCATCAGCGACGTCACGACGATCCGCCTGACCCTCGACACACCCGCCGGGTCGGCCCCGGACCGCCATCTCGCCCTGGCGGAGGTGGAGTTCTTCCAGCGGGGCTGA
- a CDS encoding SMI1/KNR4 family protein has translation MNAPGDHARLNPPATPLEIAAIAENRFALHADLRTWLSLHNGVRAGRAFVGPGGFLPGGYFLLDTEGMRLGQRDMESAIAWSLEDDNVDFVVGGVAHVRWIPLAGTHVGTQLVVDHREGPDFGAVLEIDADAELWGVKRWSGLAGMFAATHHALSTGTPVRDGVGQDVYPQVIEDADGARHVDWR, from the coding sequence GTGAACGCTCCCGGAGACCACGCGCGACTCAACCCGCCGGCCACGCCGCTGGAGATCGCCGCGATCGCGGAGAACAGGTTCGCCCTGCACGCCGATCTGCGGACATGGCTGTCACTGCACAACGGGGTCCGCGCCGGCCGGGCGTTCGTCGGGCCGGGCGGCTTCCTTCCCGGTGGCTACTTCCTCCTGGACACGGAAGGCATGAGGCTGGGGCAGCGCGACATGGAGTCGGCCATCGCCTGGAGCCTGGAGGACGACAACGTGGACTTCGTGGTGGGGGGCGTGGCCCACGTCAGATGGATCCCCCTCGCCGGTACGCACGTCGGTACCCAGCTGGTCGTCGACCACCGGGAGGGTCCCGATTTCGGCGCGGTGCTCGAGATCGACGCGGACGCGGAACTGTGGGGGGTCAAGCGCTGGTCCGGCCTGGCCGGGATGTTCGCCGCCACCCACCACGCGCTGTCCACCGGGACCCCGGTCCGCGACGGGGTCGGCCAGGACGTGTACCCCCAGGTGATCGAGGACGCGGACGGGGCGCGCCACGTCGACTGGCGTTGA
- a CDS encoding SDR family oxidoreductase: protein MSTAPATRTAVVTGASSGIGAATARQLAAAGYHVVLTARRKDRIEALAAELTDAGRSAAAHALDVTDRAAVDAFAASLDRCDVLVNNAGGAIGAEPVATGDPADWRTMYEVNVIGTLNVTQALLPALTASGDGTIVILSSTAGHSTYEGGAGYVAAKNGARVLAETLRLEIVGQPVRVIEIAPGMVKTEEFAKTRFRGDAEKAEKVYAGVPDPLSADDVADTITWAVTRPSHVNIDLLVVRPRAQASNTKVHREL, encoded by the coding sequence ATGAGCACGGCACCGGCCACCCGAACCGCCGTAGTCACCGGCGCGAGCAGCGGGATCGGCGCGGCCACCGCCCGGCAGCTCGCCGCCGCCGGCTACCACGTCGTCCTCACGGCCCGCCGCAAGGACCGCATCGAGGCCCTCGCCGCCGAGCTCACCGACGCCGGCCGCTCCGCGGCCGCCCACGCCCTCGACGTCACCGACCGCGCCGCCGTCGACGCCTTCGCTGCCTCCCTCGACCGCTGCGACGTGCTCGTCAACAACGCGGGCGGCGCCATCGGAGCCGAACCCGTCGCCACCGGCGACCCCGCCGACTGGCGCACGATGTACGAGGTCAACGTCATCGGCACCCTCAACGTCACCCAGGCCCTCCTCCCCGCCCTCACCGCCTCCGGCGACGGCACGATCGTGATCCTCTCCTCCACCGCCGGCCACTCCACGTACGAGGGCGGCGCCGGCTACGTCGCGGCCAAGAACGGCGCCCGCGTCCTCGCCGAGACCCTCCGCCTGGAGATCGTCGGCCAGCCCGTACGCGTCATCGAGATCGCCCCCGGCATGGTCAAGACGGAGGAGTTCGCGAAGACCCGCTTCCGCGGCGACGCCGAGAAGGCGGAAAAGGTCTACGCGGGCGTCCCCGACCCCCTCTCCGCCGACGACGTGGCCGACACCATCACCTGGGCGGTGACCCGCCCCAGCCACGTCAACATCGACCTCCTCGTGGTCCGCCCCCGCGCCCAGGCCTCGAACACGAAGGTCCACCGCGAGCTCTAG
- a CDS encoding YnfA family protein codes for MLIARSAALFTLAALLEIGGAWLVWQGVREHKGWAWIGAGVIALGLYGFVATLQPQGDFARVLAAYGGVFVAGSLLWGVVADGYRPDRWDVIGALVCLAGMAVIMYAPRGR; via the coding sequence ATGCTGATCGCACGCTCCGCCGCACTCTTCACCCTCGCCGCCCTCCTGGAGATCGGCGGCGCCTGGCTCGTCTGGCAGGGCGTCCGCGAGCACAAGGGCTGGGCCTGGATCGGCGCCGGGGTGATCGCCCTCGGCCTCTACGGCTTCGTCGCCACCCTCCAGCCCCAGGGCGACTTCGCCCGGGTCCTCGCCGCCTACGGCGGGGTCTTCGTCGCCGGATCCCTCCTCTGGGGCGTCGTCGCCGACGGCTACCGCCCCGACCGCTGGGACGTCATCGGGGCCCTCGTCTGCCTCGCCGGCATGGCCGTGATCATGTACGCCCCGCGCGGGCGCTGA
- a CDS encoding NADP-dependent oxidoreductase produces MLAVVVNEFGGPERVELAEVPVPRPAAGQVRIRVRAAGVNPVDGAVRAGVFGGAGQRLGLGWDVAGEIDEVGAEVTGHSRGDRVVGLHYGTVKPLGTHAEFAVLDATAVVAAPATVDAVAAAGLPLAGLTAARAVDLLGLAPGASVLVTGAAGVVGGLAVQLAARAGLVVTALAGDGDEDFVRSLGAAAFVPRGGAPAGPVDGVLDTAVLGEPALGFVRDGGVYVGVIPGAAPAAERGIRVEEQEVAADGERLARLVSLVDAGELTLRVADAFPLADAPKAHDRLATPGVRGRIILTA; encoded by the coding sequence ATGCTGGCGGTCGTGGTGAACGAGTTCGGCGGGCCGGAGCGGGTCGAGCTGGCCGAGGTCCCGGTGCCGCGGCCGGCGGCGGGCCAGGTCCGGATCCGGGTCCGGGCCGCCGGGGTCAACCCGGTGGACGGCGCGGTCCGCGCCGGTGTCTTCGGCGGCGCCGGGCAGCGGCTCGGCCTCGGCTGGGACGTGGCCGGCGAGATCGACGAGGTGGGTGCGGAGGTGACCGGCCACAGCCGAGGCGACCGGGTCGTGGGGCTGCACTACGGGACGGTGAAGCCGCTGGGCACGCACGCGGAGTTCGCGGTGCTCGACGCCACCGCCGTGGTGGCCGCGCCGGCCACGGTGGACGCCGTGGCCGCGGCGGGGCTGCCGCTGGCCGGGCTCACCGCGGCCCGCGCGGTGGACCTGCTGGGGCTCGCCCCCGGCGCCTCGGTGCTCGTCACCGGCGCGGCGGGCGTGGTCGGCGGGCTCGCGGTGCAGCTCGCGGCGCGGGCCGGCCTGGTGGTGACGGCCCTGGCGGGCGACGGGGACGAGGACTTCGTACGGTCCCTGGGCGCGGCCGCCTTCGTCCCGCGCGGCGGGGCTCCGGCCGGGCCGGTGGACGGGGTCCTGGACACGGCCGTCCTGGGGGAGCCCGCGCTGGGGTTCGTCCGCGACGGCGGGGTCTACGTCGGCGTGATCCCGGGCGCGGCCCCGGCCGCGGAGCGCGGGATCCGGGTCGAGGAGCAGGAGGTCGCAGCGGACGGGGAGCGCCTGGCCCGCCTGGTGTCCCTGGTGGACGCGGGCGAGCTCACGCTCCGGGTGGCGGACGCCTTCCCCCTCGCCGACGCGCCGAAGGCGCACGACCGCCTCGCGACCCCGGGGGTCCGCGGCCGCATCATCCTGACGGCGTGA
- a CDS encoding winged helix-turn-helix transcriptional regulator has product MAASTAAARRTEARAGYDAFLKECPTGQLLARISDKWVGLIVSALAQADDRSLRYSDLGRKIPGVSQKMLTQTLRSLERDGLVSRTVTPTVPVRVDYRLTDLGSSLSCLLSSVKLWAENHFDEVSAHRDTYDQAAATSA; this is encoded by the coding sequence ATGGCCGCCAGCACCGCCGCAGCCCGTCGCACGGAAGCCCGCGCCGGCTACGACGCCTTCCTCAAGGAGTGCCCCACCGGCCAGCTCCTGGCCCGCATCAGCGACAAGTGGGTCGGCCTCATCGTCAGCGCCCTCGCCCAGGCCGACGACCGGTCCCTGCGCTACAGCGACCTCGGCCGCAAGATCCCCGGCGTCAGCCAGAAGATGCTCACCCAGACCCTCCGCTCCCTCGAACGCGACGGCCTCGTCAGCCGCACCGTCACCCCCACCGTCCCCGTCCGCGTCGACTACCGGCTCACCGACCTCGGCAGCAGCCTCAGCTGCCTCCTCTCCTCCGTGAAGCTCTGGGCCGAGAACCACTTCGACGAGGTCAGCGCCCACCGCGACACCTACGACCAGGCCGCCGCCACATCCGCCTGA
- a CDS encoding COG1470 family protein: MISSAASSSPGAPGLDIPPVSVTPGGTASTSLTVRNDSDIVEAYRLEVVGDCAAWTTVEPERVSLYPGTSETVTIRLAPPRSPQVRAGDVPLAVRVLPTEQPEAVRVPETTVHIGAFRELRAESAPKRRRGWLRGRYRLAVRNEGNCPVQLGFTPAQPGEELKFAFTPAVLKLEPGESAEVVLRVRTGKPVWFGAPVTWPFTVEVAEVEAEAGDSAGGGGGEDGRERPEPDPVRAPLDAEFVQIPIFPTWLLAVLAALLALLLAWFLLVRPAVRSTAKEAADEAVQKKPTPSADLNGQAPVTGDGKQPGGAGKGTQPGAGGAGTGTGTGTGAGGGGGGTGSGGQQSSATIDLQTAGGQAKTGTYTVPAGKAFGITDVVVANFQGDEGVVTIDFGDRKITTIALETFRNQDYHWVTPISITESQTVTVQVTCAKPGTPATGRQAQECHEVLNVSGVLSDLR, from the coding sequence GTGATATCCTCAGCAGCCTCTTCCAGCCCTGGCGCGCCCGGCCTCGACATCCCGCCGGTGTCGGTGACGCCGGGCGGTACCGCATCCACCAGCCTGACCGTCCGCAACGACAGCGACATCGTCGAGGCGTACCGCCTGGAGGTCGTCGGTGACTGCGCTGCCTGGACCACGGTGGAACCCGAGCGGGTCTCCCTCTACCCCGGCACCTCGGAAACGGTGACGATCCGTCTGGCGCCGCCCCGTTCGCCGCAGGTACGGGCGGGGGACGTGCCGCTCGCCGTGCGCGTGCTGCCCACCGAGCAGCCGGAGGCCGTGCGGGTCCCCGAAACCACCGTGCATATCGGCGCATTCCGGGAACTTCGTGCTGAGAGCGCTCCCAAACGGCGCCGCGGCTGGCTGCGCGGACGTTATCGACTGGCCGTGCGCAACGAGGGCAACTGCCCCGTACAGCTGGGCTTCACGCCCGCCCAGCCGGGAGAGGAGCTGAAGTTCGCCTTCACCCCCGCGGTGCTGAAGCTGGAGCCGGGGGAGTCGGCGGAGGTGGTGCTGCGGGTCCGCACCGGCAAGCCGGTGTGGTTCGGGGCGCCGGTGACCTGGCCGTTCACCGTGGAAGTGGCCGAAGTCGAGGCCGAAGCCGGTGACAGTGCCGGGGGCGGCGGCGGTGAGGACGGCCGGGAGCGGCCGGAGCCGGACCCCGTCCGGGCGCCGCTGGACGCGGAGTTCGTCCAGATCCCGATCTTCCCGACGTGGCTGCTCGCGGTACTGGCCGCTCTGCTCGCGCTGCTGCTCGCCTGGTTCCTCCTGGTGCGTCCGGCCGTGCGCAGCACGGCCAAGGAGGCCGCCGACGAGGCGGTCCAGAAGAAGCCGACGCCCAGTGCGGACCTGAACGGGCAGGCCCCGGTGACCGGCGACGGCAAGCAGCCGGGCGGCGCGGGCAAGGGCACCCAGCCCGGCGCGGGCGGAGCCGGTACGGGAACCGGTACGGGTACGGGAGCCGGGGGCGGAGGCGGCGGTACGGGATCCGGCGGGCAGCAGAGCTCGGCCACCATCGACCTGCAGACCGCCGGTGGGCAGGCCAAGACCGGTACCTACACGGTGCCCGCGGGCAAGGCCTTCGGGATCACGGACGTCGTCGTCGCGAACTTCCAGGGCGACGAAGGAGTGGTGACCATCGACTTCGGCGACCGAAAGATCACCACGATCGCGCTGGAGACGTTCCGCAACCAGGACTACCACTGGGTCACCCCCATCAGCATCACCGAGAGCCAGACTGTGACCGTCCAGGTGACCTGTGCGAAGCCGGGCACCCCGGCCACCGGCCGTCAGGCGCAGGAGTGTCACGAGGTACTCAATGTGAGCGGAGTGCTGAGCGACCTCCGGTGA
- a CDS encoding phage tail protein, giving the protein MSRAAVPGLPSRHPIGEQLPALYAEDDFAQRFTAGLDTVLAPVFTTLDNLPSYFDPRLAPADFLSWLASWVGGIDDPRWPTGLRREAVARAVELHRRRGTRRGLTEALRLVLGVSAEVSGDGGATWSRTAGADLPPPPADEVLIRVWPHREGAAYAVDADRVRALVRTLCPVHTVCRVEVLPGPPGGEGR; this is encoded by the coding sequence ATGAGCCGCGCCGCCGTCCCCGGCCTGCCCAGCCGGCACCCGATCGGCGAGCAACTCCCCGCGCTGTACGCCGAGGACGACTTCGCCCAGCGGTTCACGGCGGGCCTGGACACCGTCCTGGCCCCGGTGTTCACGACCCTCGACAACCTGCCCTCCTACTTCGACCCCCGGCTGGCCCCCGCCGACTTCCTGTCCTGGCTGGCCTCCTGGGTGGGCGGCATCGACGACCCCCGGTGGCCGACCGGACTGCGGCGCGAGGCGGTGGCGCGCGCGGTGGAACTGCACCGCCGGCGCGGCACCCGGCGCGGCCTGACCGAGGCCCTGCGCCTGGTCCTGGGCGTGTCCGCCGAGGTCAGCGGGGACGGCGGGGCCACCTGGTCCCGTACGGCGGGCGCGGATCTGCCCCCTCCCCCGGCCGACGAGGTCCTGATCCGGGTGTGGCCGCACCGCGAGGGTGCGGCGTACGCAGTGGACGCGGACCGGGTCCGCGCGCTCGTCCGCACCCTGTGCCCCGTCCACACGGTCTGCCGGGTCGAGGTCCTGCCGGGACCGCCCGGGGGTGAGGGAAGGTGA